Sequence from the Fictibacillus arsenicus genome:
GGGGCAGTAACAGGAGACGAGAGTACACCAGGGATAAATGGAGCGTTAATGAAGCGGCAAAGCGCACCGCCAGAACCCAATCAAGCTATAAATGGCTTTACTTGTACAATGGGCGTGGAAAATTACGACCAAACAGAGGCTAAAATTCTTGAGCATGGCGGCAAGGTCGCTATGCCTAAATATGCACTTCCAGGAATGGCGTGGCAAGGATATTACATAGATACAGAAGGTAATATTTTCGGAATCCATCAGCCTGATGAGAATGCAAAATAGAATAATTAAAGAAGGCAACTCCCAATCTTGGGGTGTTGCCTTTTTATATTTTTAAACAAAGTATCAGTCTGAATGATGTCCATTAGGATCTGAGGAATTTGATTGATGAGTAAAATCACAAGGCAGGATTGTTAATGGTCTCATCATGTCATGATCTTCGTGTTCTAAACGGTGACAGTGCCATACATAATCTCCGCAATAAGGCAGGAACTTCATTATGATTCGAACCGTTTGACCGCCTGCTAATTTTTGATCATTAAGTCTTTCATACTTTTAAATGAATATCTTTAATTAATGGGTCTTTAGTTGTCTTTATTAATTAGGGGGAATGTTATGAAAGCTGTAGTTTGTAACAAATATGGTTCACCTGATGTACTTCAATTTGAAGAAATAGAAAAGCCTATTCCAAAGGGCAATCAAGTACTAGTGAAGGTTCATGCATCATCCTTAAATTATGGCAATCTGGTCCTTTTAAAAGGAGAACCGTTCTTGGCCCGCTTTGCTTTCGGTCTCACAAAACCAAAATACCCAATACCCGGAGGTGACATAGCCGGGCGGGTGGAAGCTGTCGGAAAAGATGTAAAGCAGTTTCAGCCGGGTGATGAGGTGTTCGGTGATCTTTCAAGTTGTGGGTGGGGTGGTTATGCAGAATATGTATCTGCAGCCGAAAGTGCATTAGCAAAGAAACCAGCAAATCTAACTTTCGAAGAAGCCGCTGCAGTACCGATGGCGGCAGTTACTGCACTTCAAAGTCTGCGGGATAAAGGTAAGATCCAGACCGGGCAAAAAGTTTTGATTTATGGTGCCTCTGGCGGTGTGGGGACATTCGCTGTTCAAATTGCAAAATTTTTTGGAGCAGAGGTAACGGCTTTATGCAGTTCGAGAAATTTAGGCATTGCGCGATCAAATGGTGCAGACAATACAATAGATTATACGAAAGAGGAATTTCCTAAAAAAATTGACCATTATGATCTTATTCTTGGTGTTAATGGATCTCAGCCAATTTCAGTTTATAAAAGAGCTTTAAAACCTAATGGAATTTTTGTGAATGTAGGAGGTTCAGGCTCTCAATTGTCCCAAGCCATGTTTCTAGGTCCGTGGATTTCAATGACTGGGAGTAAGAAGATAAGTACCTTTTTACAAAGGCAAAACCAAAAGGATCTAATTTTTGTGAAAGAACTTCTTGAGACCGGCAAAGTAAAACCTGTTATTGATAAATGTTACAAATTGAGTGAAGTATCCGAGGCTTTTAGGTACTTTGAAGAAGGACACGCTCAAGGAAAAGTAGTTATCACGATATGAAGAATGAATGGTGATTTCTCTTATAATCGAAACAGTTTTAAGAAGGAGCTCACAGTATAGAGTTCCTTTTTTTCATTGTGTTAAATCAGAAGCAATCTCATTCAAATGGTATAATTTTATACAATAAGGTTATTTTGTTAGATTCTTTAATAATCTGGCTAAACTATTTTTAGAAATAAAATGGGGGTGTTGGCATTGAAAAGGTTTTTCTTCATTCTGGTTTCGGTTTTATTACTTCCTGGATGCTTCAATGATGACAAAAATACATCCGAAAACAGCGAGAAGGATGCAGTAGAAGTTTTTGCAAGACAAACTGAGGTGATCGCAACAGATTTAGAAATACCTTGGAATATTACGAAACAGGATAACACCTTTTATTTAAGCCAACGGCCAGGCTATATTGTTAAAGTTGATGGTGATAGCGGAAGAAAAACGGTTCAGAATTTGGAAGTTACAAAGAAAATTCTGCACAGTGGAGAGGGAGGATTGCTAGGTTTCATTCTAGCTCCTGACTTTAATACTTCTCAAGAAGCAATCGCATACCATACCTATAGAGAGGATGGTGCTGTTTTTAACCGCATTATCGCACTGAAATTGACCGGTAATACATGGACTGAAAAATGGATTATACTCGAGGGAATCCCTGGAGGAAGAATCCATAACGGCGGACGAATTCAAATTGGCCCAGATGGGAAATTGTATGCTACCGCGGGTGAAGCAGGAAATCCGGATAATGCACAAAACCTTCAAACGTTAGCTGGGAAGATCTTACGCATGGAATTGGATGGATCGATTCCGGACGATAACCCATTTAATAATTCTTATGTGTATTCATATGGCCATCGCAATCCGCAAGGCCTAGCTTGGGACCAGAACGGAAATCTTTATAGCTCTGAGCATGGACAGTCTGCACATGATGAAATTAATTTAGTCGAGCCTGGAAAAAACTACGGTTGGCCGGTTATTGAAGGTGATGAACAAGAATCTGGCATGGTTCCTCCGATTTTTCATTCAGGGAATGTCACGT
This genomic interval carries:
- a CDS encoding NAD(P)-dependent alcohol dehydrogenase; translation: MKAVVCNKYGSPDVLQFEEIEKPIPKGNQVLVKVHASSLNYGNLVLLKGEPFLARFAFGLTKPKYPIPGGDIAGRVEAVGKDVKQFQPGDEVFGDLSSCGWGGYAEYVSAAESALAKKPANLTFEEAAAVPMAAVTALQSLRDKGKIQTGQKVLIYGASGGVGTFAVQIAKFFGAEVTALCSSRNLGIARSNGADNTIDYTKEEFPKKIDHYDLILGVNGSQPISVYKRALKPNGIFVNVGGSGSQLSQAMFLGPWISMTGSKKISTFLQRQNQKDLIFVKELLETGKVKPVIDKCYKLSEVSEAFRYFEEGHAQGKVVITI
- a CDS encoding PQQ-dependent sugar dehydrogenase; translation: MLALKRFFFILVSVLLLPGCFNDDKNTSENSEKDAVEVFARQTEVIATDLEIPWNITKQDNTFYLSQRPGYIVKVDGDSGRKTVQNLEVTKKILHSGEGGLLGFILAPDFNTSQEAIAYHTYREDGAVFNRIIALKLTGNTWTEKWIILEGIPGGRIHNGGRIQIGPDGKLYATAGEAGNPDNAQNLQTLAGKILRMELDGSIPDDNPFNNSYVYSYGHRNPQGLAWDQNGNLYSSEHGQSAHDEINLVEPGKNYGWPVIEGDEQESGMVPPIFHSGNVTWAPSGMTITDNKIYVSNLRGEQILVFDLTEKTVDTFFEGAGRMRDVLIEDNALYTITNNRDGRGNPREDDDKLIKLPLGE
- a CDS encoding VOC family protein, with amino-acid sequence MGRLVHFEIHVDDMERAMKFYGEVFGWSFQDWSEYAGLPYYGAVTGDESTPGINGALMKRQSAPPEPNQAINGFTCTMGVENYDQTEAKILEHGGKVAMPKYALPGMAWQGYYIDTEGNIFGIHQPDENAK